The DNA region CCTGACGCACAGGGTCGCGTCGAGTAGGAGCCCCCGGGCGCTGGGCTCGGTAGGTGAAGAGCCTAAGCCGAGCCTTCGGGCCGCCGAAGCGGAGTCAACCGTTTCAAAACAGCCCGCGGCCGGATTGGTCGAAGTAAAATCGACTTCTGCGCTTTTGGAAAGCTGCCATCGCCGAGGCGGGCATGCGATGTCGCCACGAAGGGACTGAGCGGGACTTCGAGTCGCCCGATGACTTGCGGTTGGACCGCGACCCCAACGACAACCTGCTCTACGGCGCCGGCATCCACGTTTGCCCGGGATCGCCGAGAAGCTGATCGAGCAGGCCGCCGAGTGGTGGGGGACCGCGTCCACCAGCTTCCTGATGCACGCCCGCGGAATCGAGCACCACAGCCACGGGGTGCAGAACGTGCTCGGGGCGATCAACATCGTGCTCGCCTCCGGACGGATCGGCCGCAAAAACTGCGGCTACGCCACAATCACCGGGCAAGCGAACGGGCAGGGAGGCCGCGAACACGGCCAGAAGTGCGACCAGCTCCCCGGCGCGCGCGACCTCATCAACCCAGAGCACCGCGCCCACGTCGCCAAGGTGTGGGGCGTTGCTCCCGACGAGCTTCCGCAGCCCGGCGTCGACGCGTACGAGTTGTTCCGCAAGATCGACCGGGGGGAGATCCGCGCCCTGCTGTCGATCTGCTTCAACCCGCTGGTCTCGCTGCCGGACAGCAACTTCGTCGGCAAGATGCTGGACAAGCTCGACTTCTACGCCGCGATCGATTTCTTCTTGAACGACACCGCGCGTCACGCGGACATCGTGCTCCCCGGGTCGCTACAAGAAGAGGACGAGGGGACCGTCACCCAGATCGAGGGCCGGGTAATCAAGATCAACCAGGCGGTCGACCCGCCGGGGGACGCCACCCAGGACTGGCGGATCATCCAGGACATCGCCGCGGCGCTCGGTCGGCCTCATGGATTCGAGTTCCAGAGCCCCCGCGAGATCTTTGACGAGCTGCGCGAGGCGAGCCGGGGCTGGATCGCGGACTACTCCGGCATCACCTACGAGAAGATCGAGCTGCAGTACGGCGTCTGCTGGCCCTGCCCGTCGGACGACCACCCCGGCACGCCCCGACTGTTCGAGCCGGGCTCGTACAACCCGGTGGCCCAAGGCGCCGGGCCGTACTATTTCCCGGACGGGAAGGCCCGCTTCAACACGGTCGAGTACGCCCCTCCTACCGAGGATGTTGACGCCGAGTACCCGGTGATCTTGACCACGGGCCGGGTAGTGAGCCAGTTCCTCAGCGGCACGCAGACCCGGCGCATCGGCCCCCTGGTCGATCAGTACCCGGCGCCGCGTGTAGAGATCCACCCCAAGCTCGCCGCGCGGCTGGGGATCGCGGACGAGGACTGGACCACCGTCGCCTCGCGACGCGGCGAGGTCACGCTGCGGGCGAAGATCGTCAAGAGCATCCGACCGGACACCGTGTTCGTGCCTTACCACTGGTCGGGCGCGAAGAGCATCAACCGGGTCACCATCGCGGCTCAAGACCCGATCTCGAAGATCCCCGAATACAAGGTGTGCGCGGTGCGCGTGGCGAAGGCCGCGGCGGCGCCCGACTACGCCGACGAACTAGAACCCCAGCAGTAAGGGGCGACAATGCCTGTTGCGGCGGACCAGCTCTTCTTCATCGATCCCAACCGGTGCATCGGTTGCGAGGCGTGCGTGCAGGCGTGCTCCGAGTGCGACACGCACAAGGGGCATTCGATGATCC from Pirellulimonas nuda includes:
- a CDS encoding molybdopterin oxidoreductase family protein, with amino-acid sequence MPGIAEKLIEQAAEWWGTASTSFLMHARGIEHHSHGVQNVLGAINIVLASGRIGRKNCGYATITGQANGQGGREHGQKCDQLPGARDLINPEHRAHVAKVWGVAPDELPQPGVDAYELFRKIDRGEIRALLSICFNPLVSLPDSNFVGKMLDKLDFYAAIDFFLNDTARHADIVLPGSLQEEDEGTVTQIEGRVIKINQAVDPPGDATQDWRIIQDIAAALGRPHGFEFQSPREIFDELREASRGWIADYSGITYEKIELQYGVCWPCPSDDHPGTPRLFEPGSYNPVAQGAGPYYFPDGKARFNTVEYAPPTEDVDAEYPVILTTGRVVSQFLSGTQTRRIGPLVDQYPAPRVEIHPKLAARLGIADEDWTTVASRRGEVTLRAKIVKSIRPDTVFVPYHWSGAKSINRVTIAAQDPISKIPEYKVCAVRVAKAAAAPDYADELEPQQ